One uncultured Caproiciproducens sp. DNA segment encodes these proteins:
- a CDS encoding bacteriohemerythrin translates to MVMGWTEDLSVGVDLIDQQHKIWFEKANQLFDAGKNGKAKEFISQMLDFLDEYTKMHFRDEEKYMLSIHYPEYDTQKKLHTNFIAELTKLKTEYAQSGGNIAVIINANQMVINWLIQHISSQDKKIGQYVKNHKA, encoded by the coding sequence ATGGTTATGGGATGGACAGAAGATTTATCCGTAGGAGTAGACTTGATTGATCAGCAGCATAAGATTTGGTTTGAAAAAGCAAACCAGCTGTTTGACGCCGGTAAAAACGGCAAGGCAAAGGAGTTTATTTCACAGATGTTGGACTTTTTGGATGAATACACAAAGATGCATTTTCGTGATGAAGAGAAATACATGCTGAGTATTCATTATCCGGAATATGATACGCAGAAGAAGTTGCATACGAATTTTATCGCCGAGCTTACAAAGCTGAAAACGGAATATGCACAATCCGGCGGGAATATCGCTGTTATTATTAACGCCAATCAAATGGTGATTAACTGGCTGATTCAGCATATTTCATCACAGGATAAAAAAATAGGCCAATATGTAAAAAACCATAAAGCTTAA
- a CDS encoding DUF4093 domain-containing protein, protein MKEAVIVEGKYDKIKLSSIIEGLIIETHGFQIFSDKEQMEMIRRLADKRGVLVLTDSDSAGFMIRHYLSGAISPDKIKHAYIPDILGKEGRKDRPSKEGKLGVEGMPVAAIIDALRRAGVVCEDDKIPSGRMIAKTDLYLAGLSGGENSVQKRKTLLKELALPEHLAVNSMVGVLNSIMSYDEFCSLIDKLFKNS, encoded by the coding sequence GTGAAAGAAGCAGTGATCGTCGAGGGGAAATATGATAAAATCAAGCTTTCTTCCATTATTGAAGGATTGATTATAGAAACGCATGGTTTTCAGATTTTCAGCGATAAAGAACAGATGGAAATGATCCGCCGCCTTGCGGACAAACGCGGAGTTCTTGTCCTGACTGACAGTGATTCCGCAGGCTTTATGATTCGTCATTATCTTTCCGGTGCGATCAGCCCGGATAAAATAAAACATGCCTATATCCCGGATATTCTAGGAAAAGAAGGCCGTAAGGACAGGCCCTCCAAGGAGGGAAAACTCGGGGTGGAAGGGATGCCTGTCGCGGCGATTATTGATGCGCTGCGGCGCGCGGGAGTCGTCTGTGAGGATGACAAAATACCTTCGGGACGCATGATTGCAAAAACAGATTTGTACCTTGCGGGTTTGTCCGGCGGGGAAAACAGCGTGCAAAAGAGGAAGACGCTTTTAAAGGAACTTGCCCTGCCCGAACATTTGGCGGTCAATTCCATGGTTGGTGTTTTAAACAGTATCATGAGTTATGATGAGTTTTGCAGTTTAATTGACAAACTTTTTAAAAATTCTTGA
- a CDS encoding TraX family protein, with product MSRSQLKMLAVITMLIDHIGAIFFPSILIFRMIGRISFPLFCFFISEGFIYTSDLAEYFKRLFLFALISEVPYDLAFHGTIYYPESQNVFFTLLLGLAAITFLHTYLNLRPVSAIVLAGVSVLVAEALHTDYGWFGIVLIIIFYCFKNYRTRGVLTFAIFNTGYSLLTGTVKLYAVMAGFPIVLYNGKKGRLNWKYFFYAFYPVHLLLLYFVHKVAF from the coding sequence ATGAGCAGGTCGCAGTTAAAAATGCTGGCGGTAATCACCATGCTGATCGATCATATTGGAGCAATTTTTTTTCCGTCGATCCTGATTTTTCGCATGATTGGTCGAATTTCCTTTCCGCTGTTTTGCTTTTTCATATCCGAAGGGTTTATTTATACTTCAGATTTGGCAGAATATTTTAAACGTCTTTTCCTTTTTGCACTCATTTCCGAAGTGCCGTATGATCTCGCATTTCACGGAACAATTTATTATCCGGAAAGCCAAAATGTATTTTTTACACTTCTACTGGGGCTTGCGGCAATTACATTTCTCCATACTTATCTTAACTTGCGGCCGGTCTCCGCGATTGTTCTTGCCGGAGTCAGTGTCCTGGTTGCCGAAGCTTTACATACAGATTACGGTTGGTTTGGTATCGTGCTGATTATCATTTTTTACTGTTTTAAAAATTATAGGACAAGGGGCGTGCTGACTTTTGCCATTTTCAATACCGGTTACAGTCTGCTTACCGGTACGGTCAAACTTTATGCTGTGATGGCAGGTTTTCCAATTGTCCTTTATAACGGAAAAAAAGGCAGATTGAACTGGAAATATTTCTTTTATGCATTTTATCCTGTTCATCTGTTACTGCTGTATTTTGTGCATAAGGTTGCCTTTTAA
- a CDS encoding flavin reductase, giving the protein MKNEVLFNLTYGMYAIGVKDENKASACIVNTVIQVCNTPNMIAVSMNHSNYSHQCIAKSGIFTISVLSEDTSGAVIGALGFNSGRDTDKLNNVHHKILAEGVPVIKENICCWLLCRVVSSAETPTHTIFVAEVVAGSDEAKGIPMTYDYYHKVIKGKAPKNAPTYQKDQPDDDNNDGESWICTVCGYVYNDPDVSFEELPDDWVCPICGAPKSAFRRK; this is encoded by the coding sequence ATGAAAAATGAGGTTCTTTTTAATCTGACATATGGCATGTACGCCATCGGCGTAAAAGATGAAAACAAAGCCTCCGCTTGTATTGTGAATACCGTCATTCAGGTTTGCAACACACCGAATATGATTGCTGTCAGTATGAACCATAGCAATTACAGCCATCAGTGCATTGCCAAAAGCGGGATTTTTACTATTTCCGTCTTATCAGAAGATACTTCAGGAGCTGTAATCGGTGCGCTCGGATTCAACTCCGGTCGTGATACGGATAAGCTGAATAACGTTCATCATAAAATTTTGGCTGAGGGCGTGCCCGTTATAAAGGAAAATATCTGCTGTTGGCTTCTTTGCCGTGTTGTAAGCAGCGCTGAAACGCCAACCCACACGATTTTTGTCGCTGAAGTTGTTGCCGGCAGCGATGAAGCGAAAGGTATTCCTATGACTTACGATTATTATCATAAAGTCATTAAGGGCAAGGCGCCGAAGAATGCGCCGACTTATCAGAAAGACCAGCCGGATGACGACAATAACGATGGGGAAAGCTGGATTTGTACGGTATGCGGTTATGTTTACAACGATCCGGATGTTTCCTTCGAAGAGCTTCCAGACGACTGGGTTTGTCCGATTTGCGGAGCGCCGAAGTCAGCGTTCAGAAGAAAGTAA
- a CDS encoding replication-associated recombination protein A gives MAAPLADRLRPQNLDDLVGQRHLLGEGKALRRIIDSGEIPNMIFYGPSGIGKTTLASIIAKQTKRSLYKLNGTTASTADIRSVVEQLDTLAAPNGILLYLDEIQYFNKKQQQTLLEFIENGQITLIASTTENPYFYVYNAILSRSTVFEFKPVEKQDVLLAVRRAFQFMEQELNRTISVEEGVDDYISSACGGDVRKAMNAVELCVLSGEERDDLCRVTLERARELTQRSALRYDRVGDEHYDILSAFQKSMRGSDANAAVHYLARLVVAGDLPSICRRLMVCACEDVGLAYPQIIPIVKAAVDAAIQVGLPEARIPLADAVILVCNSPKSNSAYCAIDAAIADVQQGRIGNIPRQLQNKHYDGEDNTHKGQFYKYPHDYPNKWVAQQYLPDELKDVQYYEYGLNKTEQAFQQYWSKVKGNNT, from the coding sequence ATGGCAGCGCCTTTGGCGGATCGGCTGCGCCCGCAAAATTTGGACGATCTTGTCGGGCAGCGTCATCTTTTAGGAGAAGGCAAAGCCCTGCGCCGTATTATTGATTCGGGCGAAATCCCCAACATGATTTTTTACGGCCCGTCGGGCATCGGTAAAACCACTCTAGCCTCCATCATTGCAAAGCAGACGAAACGCAGCCTTTACAAGCTGAACGGTACCACCGCGTCCACTGCGGATATCCGCAGTGTGGTTGAACAGCTTGACACACTTGCCGCTCCGAACGGAATTCTGCTTTACCTTGATGAAATTCAGTATTTTAATAAAAAGCAGCAGCAGACATTGCTGGAGTTTATTGAGAACGGTCAGATTACTTTAATTGCGTCCACTACGGAAAACCCTTATTTTTATGTTTATAACGCCATCCTCAGCCGTTCAACGGTATTTGAATTCAAACCGGTCGAAAAACAGGACGTGCTGTTGGCGGTTCGGCGTGCGTTTCAGTTTATGGAACAGGAATTGAACAGGACAATTTCCGTCGAAGAAGGGGTGGACGATTATATTTCGTCTGCCTGCGGCGGGGATGTGCGAAAGGCAATGAATGCGGTTGAACTCTGTGTGCTTTCCGGTGAGGAACGGGACGACCTTTGCAGGGTGACACTGGAACGGGCCAGAGAGCTTACGCAACGCAGCGCATTGAGGTATGACCGCGTGGGGGACGAGCATTACGATATTCTTTCCGCTTTCCAAAAGTCAATGCGGGGTTCGGACGCAAACGCCGCCGTTCACTATCTGGCGCGGCTGGTTGTGGCGGGCGATTTGCCATCCATTTGCCGCCGTTTAATGGTATGCGCCTGCGAGGATGTTGGGCTGGCCTATCCGCAGATTATTCCGATTGTCAAAGCGGCGGTTGATGCCGCTATTCAGGTCGGTCTGCCGGAAGCACGTATTCCGCTTGCGGACGCGGTGATTCTTGTCTGCAATTCGCCAAAGTCCAATTCCGCTTACTGTGCCATTGATGCCGCAATTGCCGATGTACAGCAGGGGAGAATCGGAAATATTCCCCGCCAGCTTCAGAATAAGCATTATGACGGCGAAGACAACACGCACAAGGGCCAGTTTTATAAGTATCCGCACGATTACCCGAACAAGTGGGTTGCGCAGCAGTATCTGCCGGATGAGCTCAAAGACGTTCAGTATTATGAATATGGACTAAATAAAACAGAACAGGCTTTTCAACAGTATTGGAGTAAAGTAAAAGGGAATAATACATGA
- the glyA gene encoding serine hydroxymethyltransferase, with protein sequence MYQDMMDTIGFVSQTDPAVGAAMKEELKRQQRNLEMIASENLVSPAVMAAMGSVLTNKYAEGYPSKRYYGGCQYVDVVENLARDRACELFHAEYANVQPHSGAQANIAVYFALLNPGDTVMGMSLAEGGHLTHGSPVNISGKYFNFIPYGVNPETGHIDYDKLYETAVKEKPKMIVAGASAYPRTIDFKRFREICDACGAYLMVDMAHIAGLVAAGMHPNPVEWADIVTTTTHKTLRGPRGGMILCREEYAKAIDKAIFPGTQGGPLMHVIAGKAVCFGEALKPEFKEYGRKIVENAAALADGLMKRGVKLVSNGTDNHLMMVDLSGMELTGKELEHRLDAVYITANKNTVPNEQRSPFVTSGLRLGTPAITTRGLNTQDMDIIAECISLTINDFEASEEKIRAMVTGICDRYPLYE encoded by the coding sequence ATGTACCAGGATATGATGGATACCATAGGCTTTGTCTCTCAGACGGACCCTGCGGTCGGCGCGGCGATGAAAGAGGAATTAAAGCGCCAGCAACGCAATCTTGAAATGATTGCTTCTGAAAATTTGGTTTCTCCTGCGGTTATGGCCGCAATGGGCAGCGTTCTGACCAATAAATATGCTGAGGGCTATCCTTCAAAAAGATATTACGGTGGATGCCAGTATGTTGACGTTGTTGAAAATCTTGCGCGCGACCGTGCCTGTGAGCTTTTTCACGCGGAGTATGCCAATGTTCAGCCGCATTCCGGTGCTCAGGCCAATATTGCGGTTTATTTTGCCCTGCTGAACCCGGGCGACACCGTCATGGGCATGAGCCTTGCCGAAGGCGGCCATCTGACGCACGGTTCGCCGGTCAATATTTCCGGTAAATATTTTAACTTCATTCCCTACGGCGTAAATCCTGAAACCGGTCATATTGATTATGACAAGCTATATGAAACAGCAGTGAAGGAAAAGCCGAAAATGATCGTTGCCGGCGCGAGCGCATATCCGAGAACCATCGACTTCAAACGATTCCGTGAAATCTGCGATGCGTGCGGAGCGTATCTGATGGTGGATATGGCCCACATTGCGGGCCTCGTTGCCGCGGGCATGCATCCAAACCCGGTGGAATGGGCGGATATTGTCACTACCACCACACACAAAACCCTGCGCGGTCCCCGCGGCGGTATGATTCTTTGCCGCGAAGAATACGCCAAAGCAATTGATAAAGCGATTTTCCCCGGAACACAAGGCGGCCCGCTGATGCATGTCATCGCCGGCAAGGCGGTGTGCTTTGGAGAGGCTCTGAAACCTGAGTTTAAGGAATACGGCCGTAAAATCGTTGAGAATGCCGCAGCTCTTGCCGATGGCCTGATGAAGCGCGGCGTAAAGCTTGTCAGCAACGGAACCGACAACCACTTAATGATGGTGGATCTGAGCGGAATGGAACTGACCGGCAAGGAGCTGGAGCACCGTCTGGATGCGGTTTATATTACGGCAAATAAAAACACCGTTCCGAACGAGCAGCGCAGCCCGTTTGTCACAAGCGGCTTGCGGTTGGGCACACCGGCAATTACTACCCGTGGCCTGAATACGCAAGATATGGATATCATTGCCGAATGCATCAGCCTTACAATCAATGATTTTGAAGCAAGCGAGGAAAAAATCCGCGCGATGGTTACAGGGATCTGTGACCGCTATCCGTTATACGAATAA
- the holA gene encoding DNA polymerase III subunit delta, producing the protein MPEITEAELKKQIEKADFSNLYFLHGEEKYLVGFYAKKLISKAAGTAFPDFNFQRFDDSASIDGIASAVEALPFMAERKCVVVSDLDVEGLRAQEAAKLDELLKNVPDTTILIFYLPSNVIDYKKDKKWKKFIDTVNQAGVTVHLKTRSTPDLEKALCSSAAKHGCELSRQNAARIIGYCGNDLQTLFNELEKLCAFIGEGDITAQTIDETVVRNLETRVYDLSKAIVAGEYDKAYGVLDLLFYQNEEPVSILAVLSSAYIDMYRVRVSVQSGFNVMEPAKYFDYSRKEFRLTNAERDAKKLTTPMLRQSIQVLLGADTALKSARGNRRIVMEKLIAQLLVIAEKEKTA; encoded by the coding sequence ATGCCGGAGATTACTGAGGCGGAATTAAAAAAACAAATTGAAAAAGCAGATTTTTCAAATCTATATTTTTTACACGGCGAAGAAAAGTATCTGGTTGGGTTCTATGCAAAAAAGCTGATATCTAAAGCCGCAGGCACTGCGTTTCCGGATTTTAATTTTCAGCGCTTTGATGATTCTGCTTCTATCGACGGGATTGCGTCAGCAGTCGAGGCGCTGCCTTTTATGGCGGAACGCAAATGTGTTGTTGTTTCGGATCTTGATGTGGAAGGTCTGCGCGCCCAAGAAGCGGCAAAGCTGGACGAGCTGCTGAAAAACGTACCCGACACGACCATATTGATTTTTTATCTTCCATCCAATGTTATCGATTATAAAAAGGATAAAAAGTGGAAGAAGTTTATTGACACGGTCAATCAGGCAGGGGTGACGGTTCATCTGAAAACCCGCTCGACGCCCGACCTTGAAAAGGCGTTATGCTCTTCGGCGGCAAAACATGGCTGTGAGCTTTCAAGGCAGAATGCTGCACGGATCATCGGCTACTGTGGAAATGATCTGCAAACGCTGTTCAACGAGCTTGAAAAGCTGTGTGCGTTTATAGGGGAAGGTGATATCACCGCGCAGACGATTGATGAGACTGTGGTAAGAAATTTGGAAACCAGGGTATATGATTTATCCAAGGCAATTGTCGCCGGAGAATACGATAAAGCTTATGGTGTTCTGGACTTGCTGTTCTATCAGAATGAGGAGCCTGTTTCCATTCTGGCGGTTCTTTCGTCCGCTTATATCGACATGTACCGTGTCAGGGTTTCCGTGCAGAGCGGGTTCAACGTAATGGAGCCCGCCAAATATTTTGACTATTCCCGTAAGGAATTCAGGCTTACCAACGCGGAAAGGGATGCAAAAAAACTGACGACCCCCATGCTGCGTCAAAGCATTCAGGTGCTTTTAGGGGCGGATACTGCGCTGAAAAGCGCGCGCGGCAACCGTCGCATTGTCATGGAAAAGCTGATCGCCCAGCTTTTAGTAATTGCGGAAAAGGAGAAAACAGCTTGA
- a CDS encoding methyltransferase domain-containing protein, which produces MNYTSINAETIDRWIDQGWKWGIPISHEDFVKVKEGDWNVLLTPTKPVPNGWFPNFNHCKILGLAAGGGQQMPVFSALGAECTVLDYSQKQIDSEIAVAKREGYTIKTARADMTKQLPFHDNSFDFIFHPVSNCYIEDVIPVWQECYRVLKKGGILMAGLDNGINFLFDDSEIRLTYSLPFNPLKNPELKEVLDKTDDGVQFSHTLDEQIRGQIQSGFSIKDLYEDYNDSGPLQEHGVPTFWATLAVK; this is translated from the coding sequence ATGAACTATACCAGTATTAATGCTGAAACGATCGACAGATGGATCGATCAAGGCTGGAAATGGGGTATTCCAATATCACATGAGGACTTTGTAAAAGTAAAAGAAGGTGATTGGAATGTGCTTTTAACACCTACAAAACCAGTTCCCAACGGATGGTTTCCTAATTTTAATCATTGCAAAATATTAGGGCTTGCTGCAGGTGGCGGCCAACAAATGCCTGTGTTTTCGGCCCTTGGAGCAGAATGCACTGTTTTGGATTACTCGCAAAAGCAAATTGACAGTGAAATAGCCGTTGCAAAGCGCGAGGGATATACAATTAAAACAGCAAGGGCAGATATGACAAAGCAGTTGCCCTTTCATGATAATTCTTTTGATTTTATCTTTCATCCTGTTTCTAACTGTTATATCGAAGATGTAATCCCTGTATGGCAAGAATGTTACCGTGTTTTGAAAAAGGGCGGTATCCTTATGGCAGGTCTTGATAACGGGATTAACTTTTTATTTGATGATTCAGAAATCAGACTGACCTATTCCCTTCCATTCAATCCATTAAAAAATCCGGAATTAAAAGAAGTATTAGATAAAACAGACGACGGCGTTCAGTTTTCCCACACATTGGATGAACAAATCCGAGGACAGATACAATCCGGTTTTTCCATAAAAGATTTATATGAGGATTATAACGATAGCGGTCCTCTTCAAGAGCATGGAGTCCCGACATTCTGGGCGACACTTGCTGTAAAATAA